Proteins co-encoded in one Flavobacterium sp. M31R6 genomic window:
- a CDS encoding 5'-nucleotidase: MPVDLSKILVVGVSTRALFNLEEENKIFEELGIEAFRDYQLKNEDELLEAGTAFHLVRSLLELNKVADEKIVEVVVMSRNSPETGMRVLNTIEKYKLDITRVAFTGGEPLSPYIDAYGIDLFLSKDQIDIQTIIDSNECAAAFIYDPPKAFSSLDPRVKIAFDADAVLFSDESEYRYKTEGMDSFHKYEKEHEDDALAEGPFAKLLIKLSKIQEHLPMRIEYSPLRLAIVTARNAPSHKRVIKTLRKWGVYVDEVYFLGGLSKDKILKAMGAQIFFDDQDTHLIDSCKVVPSAKVPYQTTSKLNEITQ, encoded by the coding sequence ATGCCAGTAGATTTATCAAAAATATTAGTAGTGGGAGTTTCGACAAGGGCTTTATTCAATCTGGAAGAAGAAAATAAGATTTTTGAAGAACTAGGAATTGAAGCCTTTAGAGATTATCAATTAAAAAATGAAGATGAACTTTTAGAAGCAGGAACGGCTTTTCATTTGGTAAGAAGTTTATTAGAATTAAACAAAGTTGCCGATGAAAAGATTGTTGAAGTTGTGGTGATGTCAAGAAATAGTCCTGAAACAGGCATGCGAGTACTGAACACAATTGAAAAATATAAATTAGACATAACAAGAGTGGCTTTTACAGGTGGAGAACCTTTATCTCCATATATAGATGCGTATGGTATTGATTTGTTTCTATCAAAAGACCAAATCGATATTCAAACTATTATTGACTCTAATGAATGTGCTGCTGCATTTATATATGATCCTCCAAAAGCCTTTTCATCATTGGATCCAAGAGTGAAAATTGCCTTTGATGCAGATGCTGTTTTGTTTTCAGATGAATCGGAATATCGATATAAAACGGAAGGAATGGATTCATTCCATAAATATGAAAAAGAACATGAAGATGATGCTTTGGCTGAAGGTCCTTTTGCAAAATTATTAATAAAATTATCTAAGATACAAGAACATTTGCCAATGCGAATAGAATATTCGCCGTTAAGACTAGCAATCGTTACAGCAAGAAATGCTCCTTCACACAAAAGAGTCATTAAAACATTAAGAAAATGGGGGGTGTACGTAGATGAAGTATATTTTTTAGGAGGATTAAGTAAGGACAAGATTTTAAAAGCTATGGGAGCACAAATATTTTTTGATGATCAAGATACCCATCTAATTGACAGTTGTAAAGTAGTTCCATCTGCAAAAGTTCCTTATCAAACTACCTCTAAATTGAATGAAATAACACAATAA
- a CDS encoding class I SAM-dependent DNA methyltransferase, which produces MITGDLKSQVDKIWDSFATGGVSNPLTVIEQFTYLLFLRRLDETQLKEEKKSAMIKKSIVNPIFTEEQKELRWSSFKNNEPQAMFDLFTKPMVEGLSVFDHMKQVGAENGVFAKYMSGATFMIPTPRLLDPLVQMIDKIKMEDRDTKGDLYEYLLSKISTAGRNGQFRTPRHIIKMMVDMVQPSKEDTICDPSAGSAGFLVAAGEYFHEKHPEYFHDKTFREHYNTHMFTGIEFDNTMLRIGAMNLQLHGIENPNLIGKDSLSESNADIRDQFSLILANPPFKGSLDYDGVETSILKVVKSKKTELLFLGLMLRMLKTGGRCAVIVPDGVLFGSSNAHKQIRQEIIENHKLDAVISMPSGVFKPYAGVSTAVLFFTKTGTGGTDNVWFYDMQADGFTLDDQRRETVANDIPDIVTRYHNLNTETNRLRTDKSFLVPFAEIKANEWDLSIKGYKEVVYNEVIYSQPSIIIEDIKTLHNENKLKLLILEELLNG; this is translated from the coding sequence ATGATAACAGGAGATTTAAAATCGCAAGTAGATAAAATATGGGACAGTTTTGCCACTGGAGGAGTGTCAAATCCTCTAACGGTAATTGAACAATTCACTTACCTTTTATTCTTAAGAAGATTAGACGAAACGCAGTTGAAGGAAGAGAAGAAATCGGCTATGATTAAAAAGTCTATTGTTAATCCAATATTTACCGAAGAGCAAAAAGAATTACGATGGAGTTCCTTTAAGAACAATGAACCACAGGCAATGTTTGACTTGTTTACCAAACCAATGGTTGAAGGACTTTCTGTTTTCGACCATATGAAACAGGTAGGTGCCGAAAATGGAGTTTTTGCCAAATACATGAGCGGAGCCACTTTTATGATTCCAACTCCAAGACTGCTTGACCCATTGGTGCAGATGATTGATAAAATTAAGATGGAAGACAGGGATACCAAAGGAGATTTATATGAATACTTACTTTCCAAAATTTCAACTGCTGGAAGAAACGGTCAGTTCAGAACACCACGACACATTATCAAGATGATGGTGGATATGGTACAGCCTAGCAAAGAAGATACTATCTGTGATCCTTCAGCGGGTTCTGCAGGATTCTTGGTTGCTGCAGGTGAATATTTCCATGAGAAACATCCCGAATATTTTCATGATAAGACTTTCAGAGAGCATTACAATACGCATATGTTTACCGGTATTGAATTTGACAATACCATGTTGCGTATTGGGGCTATGAATTTGCAACTGCATGGGATAGAAAACCCTAATCTGATTGGGAAAGATTCATTGAGTGAAAGTAACGCAGACATAAGAGACCAATTCTCTCTGATACTGGCAAATCCGCCTTTTAAGGGAAGTTTGGATTATGACGGTGTGGAAACTTCTATTCTAAAAGTAGTAAAATCTAAAAAGACCGAATTACTCTTTTTAGGTTTAATGCTTCGTATGCTGAAAACAGGAGGTCGTTGTGCAGTAATTGTACCTGATGGCGTTTTGTTTGGTTCTTCTAACGCTCACAAACAAATTAGACAAGAAATTATTGAAAATCACAAACTCGATGCGGTTATTTCTATGCCAAGTGGTGTATTCAAACCGTATGCAGGAGTAAGTACTGCAGTATTGTTTTTTACAAAAACAGGAACGGGTGGTACAGATAACGTTTGGTTCTATGACATGCAAGCAGATGGTTTTACCCTTGATGACCAACGTAGAGAAACAGTAGCTAATGACATACCCGATATTGTAACACGCTACCATAATTTAAACACTGAAACCAACAGATTACGTACTGATAAAAGTTTCTTAGTGCCTTTTGCAGAGATTAAAGCCAATGAATGGGATTTATCTATAAAAGGATACAAAGAGGTAGTTTATAATGAAGTTATTTATTCACAACCATCAATTATTATAGAAGATATTAAAACGCTTCATAATGAGAACAAATTGAAATTACTAATTTTAGAAGAGTTATTGAATGGATAA
- a CDS encoding restriction endonuclease subunit S, whose protein sequence is MDKLKRYSLNELVDVRDGTHDSPKYVDDGFPLITSKNLIDGRVDFENVNFITEIDYNSINKRSKVDEGDILYSMIGSIGNFAIVNFEPRFAIKNVALIKFKNSSLSSKYFIHYIKSNEFTSQIEKQSKGGTQKFVTLKILRSIQIPLPPLPQQQKIANILDAADELRQNDKALLAKYDELKQALFLDMFGDPVNNPKGWEVIKLKEISTKIHSGNTPKGGSEVYVEEGITFFRSQNVWKNRLVYEDIAFIDQATHDKMMKSSLKHKDILMTKTGRINTENSSLGRAAIYLGEDDKANVNGHVYLIRLKKDIINEFVLHILTTKEYRGHIRSVCVGGIDKRQLNKDHLENFPIINPPIELQNQFTKIVAQIEEQKAIVQKSLEKSEELFNSLLQKAFKGGLL, encoded by the coding sequence ATGGATAAATTGAAAAGATATTCTCTAAATGAACTTGTAGATGTTAGGGATGGTACTCACGATAGTCCCAAATATGTTGATGATGGATTTCCATTGATAACATCTAAAAATTTAATTGATGGGAGGGTTGATTTTGAAAACGTAAACTTCATCACTGAAATTGATTATAATTCTATAAATAAAAGGTCAAAAGTAGATGAAGGAGACATTTTGTATTCTATGATTGGTTCCATAGGAAATTTTGCCATTGTCAATTTTGAGCCAAGATTTGCAATAAAAAACGTTGCGTTAATCAAGTTTAAAAACAGTAGCTTAAGTAGTAAATATTTTATTCATTATATAAAATCCAATGAATTTACGTCCCAAATAGAAAAACAAAGCAAAGGTGGTACGCAGAAATTTGTAACACTTAAAATATTGAGAAGCATTCAAATTCCCCTCCCGCCATTACCCCAACAACAAAAAATAGCCAACATACTCGATGCAGCAGATGAATTAAGACAGAATGACAAAGCATTGCTAGCAAAGTATGATGAACTTAAACAAGCATTGTTTTTGGATATGTTTGGAGATCCTGTGAATAATCCTAAAGGCTGGGAAGTTATTAAGTTAAAAGAAATTTCAACTAAGATACATAGTGGTAACACTCCAAAAGGAGGAAGTGAAGTTTATGTTGAAGAAGGAATTACATTTTTCAGAAGTCAAAATGTATGGAAAAATAGATTAGTTTATGAAGATATAGCTTTTATAGATCAAGCTACTCATGACAAAATGATGAAAAGTAGTTTGAAGCATAAAGATATTTTAATGACAAAGACTGGAAGAATAAATACTGAAAATAGTAGTCTAGGTAGGGCAGCAATATATTTAGGTGAGGATGATAAAGCGAATGTCAATGGTCATGTTTATTTGATAAGGCTAAAAAAAGACATTATCAATGAATTTGTTTTACATATACTAACAACAAAAGAATACAGAGGGCATATTAGGAGTGTATGTGTAGGAGGAATTGATAAAAGACAGCTTAACAAAGACCATCTTGAAAATTTTCCTATCATTAATCCACCAATAGAATTGCAAAACCAATTCACAAAAATAGTTGCACAAATTGAGGAACAAAAAGCTATTGTGCAAAAAAGTTTAGAAAAGTCAGAAGAGTTGTTTAATAGCCTTTTGCAAAAGGCATTTAAAGGGGGGCTATTATGA